The proteins below are encoded in one region of Halalkalicoccus jeotgali B3:
- a CDS encoding Rieske 2Fe-2S domain-containing protein: protein MSSNEDKYPVESDRRRFVKGVVGAGAIAALGSTGAAAVNTATAPTGSGGGITPFMGIENTGGPAPRGMPIIPVQIGDDGTISGRWPEVVEEEVQGQTVVLAQEELGGITYSSQWFQYCGKQTSPALLPDADQDNRFLASGQAQYEWQSELEEGAPLNISDFEDYEEWGNEIGSEGVGKPAAATWRSNGLDSASTLGVTVIRSPLIEEAAQDDEFLQAATQDGVFAYLNVCTHFCCVPGYKVNETAERVSDGNTVYCQCHGSVYDPFTILEQSFLSFPQPDDVQLPEGAGGGGGGGSSESGESSSGGGGNGNESGSGGNESGGNESTGGNETGGGSGGNESAGGNESGGGQ, encoded by the coding sequence ATGTCATCAAACGAAGACAAGTATCCGGTCGAATCGGACAGGAGGCGGTTCGTCAAGGGCGTCGTCGGTGCTGGAGCGATCGCCGCCCTCGGTTCGACGGGGGCGGCGGCGGTCAACACCGCGACCGCCCCGACGGGATCGGGCGGCGGGATCACCCCCTTCATGGGGATCGAGAACACCGGCGGTCCCGCACCCCGCGGGATGCCGATCATCCCCGTCCAGATCGGCGACGACGGCACCATTAGCGGCCGGTGGCCCGAGGTCGTCGAGGAGGAGGTCCAAGGACAGACGGTCGTCCTCGCCCAGGAGGAACTCGGCGGAATCACCTACTCCTCACAGTGGTTTCAGTACTGCGGGAAACAGACCTCGCCGGCGTTGTTGCCCGACGCCGACCAGGACAACCGCTTTCTCGCCTCGGGTCAGGCCCAGTACGAGTGGCAATCGGAACTCGAGGAAGGCGCACCGCTCAACATCTCCGATTTCGAGGATTACGAGGAGTGGGGCAACGAGATCGGTAGCGAAGGGGTCGGCAAGCCCGCCGCCGCGACCTGGCGCTCGAACGGGCTCGACAGCGCCAGCACCCTCGGGGTGACGGTCATCCGCAGTCCCCTCATCGAGGAGGCCGCACAGGACGACGAGTTCCTCCAGGCGGCGACACAGGACGGCGTGTTCGCGTATCTCAACGTCTGTACGCACTTCTGTTGCGTGCCGGGGTACAAGGTCAACGAGACCGCAGAGCGGGTCTCTGACGGCAACACCGTCTACTGTCAGTGCCACGGGTCGGTCTACGATCCGTTCACGATCCTCGAACAGTCGTTCCTCTCGTTCCCCCAGCCCGACGACGTTCAACTGCCCGAGGGTGCCGGCGGCGGTGGAGGTGGAGGCAGCAGTGAGAGCGGCGAGAGCAGTAGCGGTGGCGGTGGCAATGGTAACGAGAGTGGCAGCGGTGGCAACGAGAGTGGCGGTAACGAAAGTACCGGCGGCAACGAAACCGGCGGTGGCAGCGGTGGCAACGAAAGCGCTGGTGGCAACGAGAGCGGAGGCGGCCAATGA
- a CDS encoding DUF7319 domain-containing protein, whose amino-acid sequence MADGRSSEREGSRRNPEADPVHEEFDFEEFGPEDMARMDADDWDAAFDPESWITGEALIDRVEADLKSRIANRDVFAVLERFEGPPRLLAYSDEGYAIVYPDGSVEGEGTVVRDVNPTVALCSMDDYEVPDPPADWSLPDPESVPEGSGDLGNKMLQVIAFGLLLAGLAAIAGLIVGDMGGSAVIVIVIAVIFIAASVFLFLVVANARLSDRFRAVEYRNRLRAAGASTGERPAFVPIEDDEIEALPEDDGHEKPPSSGGSNGN is encoded by the coding sequence ATGGCTGACGGTCGTTCCTCAGAGCGCGAGGGCTCCCGACGGAACCCGGAGGCGGACCCGGTCCACGAGGAGTTCGACTTCGAGGAGTTCGGCCCCGAGGACATGGCTCGCATGGACGCCGACGACTGGGACGCGGCGTTCGACCCGGAGTCGTGGATCACCGGCGAAGCGCTGATCGACCGCGTCGAGGCCGACCTCAAGTCCCGGATCGCCAACCGGGACGTCTTCGCCGTCTTGGAGCGCTTCGAGGGGCCACCCCGATTGCTCGCCTATTCCGACGAGGGCTACGCCATCGTCTATCCCGACGGGAGCGTCGAGGGGGAGGGAACGGTCGTTCGGGACGTGAACCCGACGGTCGCGCTCTGTTCGATGGACGACTACGAGGTGCCGGACCCACCCGCCGACTGGTCGCTTCCGGACCCCGAGTCGGTGCCCGAGGGGAGCGGCGATCTGGGCAACAAGATGCTGCAGGTGATCGCTTTCGGACTGTTGCTGGCCGGACTGGCGGCGATCGCCGGGCTGATCGTCGGCGACATGGGCGGGTCGGCAGTGATCGTCATCGTCATCGCGGTGATCTTCATCGCTGCGAGCGTCTTCCTGTTTCTGGTGGTCGCAAACGCCCGGCTCTCGGACCGGTTTCGCGCGGTCGAGTACAGAAACCGCCTCCGGGCCGCGGGCGCCTCCACAGGCGAGCGCCCCGCGTTCGTCCCGATTGAGGACGACGAAATCGAGGCGCTTCCCGAGGACGACGGCCACGAAAAACCGCCGTCGTCGGGCGGTTCGAACGGGAACTGA
- a CDS encoding cytochrome b, producing the protein MSDETDPQTDGGEEPRTDGGGGVPAVPPDDETPTWRERKERTQGLSRLTYEYFERSRREDQDLRQESTYVERDVLAFPTWPHETIRNLALASFFTGMMFLIAAAAPPHMPAPADPSSTPPVILPDWYLYWSYGLLHLSPVNPELAILGGQKLVTDRVYGVMANVVVVSIIAIVPFLNKGSARRPVEEPFWAALGVAGVIFAITIAALPLEDMITFIPGELVFNLTFFLPLIGFFITYAVLKAMREGYMYSLNKRYYRLRPPR; encoded by the coding sequence ATGAGTGACGAAACCGACCCTCAAACCGACGGCGGCGAAGAACCGCGCACGGACGGCGGTGGCGGCGTGCCCGCCGTCCCGCCGGACGACGAGACGCCCACGTGGCGCGAACGAAAGGAACGCACGCAGGGACTCTCGCGATTGACCTACGAGTACTTCGAGCGCTCCCGGCGCGAGGACCAGGACCTGCGCCAGGAGTCGACCTACGTCGAGCGAGACGTGCTCGCCTTCCCGACGTGGCCCCACGAGACCATTCGGAACCTCGCGCTGGCCTCGTTTTTCACCGGGATGATGTTCCTCATCGCTGCGGCCGCACCGCCCCACATGCCGGCGCCGGCCGACCCGAGTTCGACGCCGCCGGTGATCCTGCCCGACTGGTATCTCTACTGGTCGTACGGGCTGTTGCACCTCTCGCCGGTCAACCCCGAACTCGCGATCCTCGGGGGCCAGAAACTGGTTACCGACCGCGTCTACGGCGTGATGGCGAACGTCGTCGTCGTCAGCATCATCGCCATCGTCCCGTTTCTCAACAAGGGCAGCGCACGACGGCCCGTCGAGGAGCCCTTCTGGGCGGCGCTTGGCGTCGCCGGAGTCATCTTCGCGATCACCATCGCCGCGTTGCCCCTCGAGGACATGATCACGTTCATCCCGGGCGAACTCGTGTTCAACCTGACGTTCTTCCTGCCGCTGATCGGCTTTTTCATCACGTACGCGGTGTTGAAAGCCATGCGAGAGGGGTATATGTACTCGCTTAACAAACGATACTACCGGCTCCGACCGCCGAGGTAA
- a CDS encoding DUF7314 family protein: MSDEFIKGFGILTTAGLFWFIVSAWFNTESFGGTQLIAPNPTDVGLYANILIVMKDVAFWFAILGALTFWFVIPAVREGRRAYENRRQRNAE, translated from the coding sequence ATGAGTGACGAGTTCATCAAGGGGTTCGGCATCCTAACGACTGCGGGCCTGTTCTGGTTCATCGTCTCGGCGTGGTTCAACACCGAGAGCTTCGGCGGCACGCAACTGATCGCCCCGAACCCGACCGATGTGGGACTATACGCCAATATCCTGATCGTGATGAAGGACGTCGCCTTCTGGTTCGCCATCCTCGGCGCGCTGACGTTCTGGTTCGTCATTCCCGCGGTCCGGGAGGGACGACGCGCCTACGAGAACCGCCGACAGAGAAACGCCGAGTAA
- a CDS encoding DUF7315 family membrane protein has translation MSDSSSERTDDAVVVPMRVYKTVTVFSTLFAVVGVVGGFVLLDIATDRAQADLAEVQPLVALAGVALIVASAATYAFSTRFQAAGMRNAKDGEDEGSNHE, from the coding sequence ATGTCGGATTCCTCGTCCGAGCGCACCGACGACGCAGTCGTCGTCCCGATGCGCGTTTATAAGACCGTTACCGTCTTCTCGACGCTGTTTGCGGTCGTCGGCGTCGTCGGCGGGTTCGTCCTGCTCGACATCGCGACCGACCGCGCGCAAGCCGACCTCGCGGAGGTCCAGCCGCTCGTGGCGCTGGCGGGCGTGGCGCTGATCGTCGCCTCGGCGGCGACGTACGCCTTTTCGACCCGGTTCCAGGCCGCGGGAATGAGAAACGCTAAAGACGGCGAGGACGAAGGATCGAACCATGAGTGA
- a CDS encoding DUF7313 family protein, translating into MQPLQFGAIHGTLEVVIPFVVFALALVNLVTRHLAHRSHVSQADEHGADGIERTSFHTLSTLALVLATFAYVMVDLHYGVALAAFALTAFVADFFEFEARLVEARTDRPLEAPKAAIGASLFIVAYAGYIVLVELFGAFWSPII; encoded by the coding sequence ATGCAACCCCTGCAGTTCGGCGCGATCCACGGGACGCTCGAAGTGGTGATCCCGTTCGTCGTCTTCGCGCTCGCGCTCGTCAACCTCGTCACCAGACACCTCGCGCACCGCTCGCACGTCTCACAGGCCGACGAACACGGCGCTGACGGGATCGAGCGCACCTCGTTTCACACCCTCTCGACGCTCGCGCTCGTGTTGGCGACGTTCGCCTACGTCATGGTGGACCTCCACTACGGCGTCGCGCTCGCGGCGTTCGCGCTGACGGCGTTCGTCGCCGACTTCTTCGAGTTCGAGGCCCGGCTGGTCGAAGCCCGAACCGACCGACCGCTCGAAGCGCCCAAGGCGGCCATCGGCGCGTCGCTGTTCATCGTCGCCTACGCCGGCTACATCGTTCTCGTCGAACTGTTCGGGGCGTTCTGGAGCCCCATCATCTGA
- a CDS encoding sugar-transfer associated ATP-grasp domain-containing protein, with protein MTELPGLLRGFDPRPSVVAPAATVAEYLLPSPHERWAVLARDELTEPSPPVSPAKRRWLYRHGFRARAAHLYDFETYGPEEYLSDAARYVGAYYLNGPWRDAIDNKLLCHLLLSGFDEHRPSVYGLLKGGRLHPIDNSALPRSDGGPLAGVVARPENSVPSAVDGTDWVLDRLERDRLVCKRFKGGSGKQVLILASKDGEYTVNGDPRSEGELRERLGKLDDYLVTEYVTQAPYAADVYSPSVNTMRVVTMYDEESGEAFVPAATHRFGTARSGALDNFSQGGLSVGVDRETGRLGAGIQYLPPDLPEEFERHPDTGERIVGREVPGWEAIKADLLAIADHLSYIPYIGWDLVVTDAGEFSIIEANNNTSALIQVHEPLLREDRTRRFYKRHGVL; from the coding sequence ATGACAGAACTACCGGGGCTGCTTCGGGGTTTCGACCCACGCCCGAGCGTCGTTGCACCCGCGGCGACCGTCGCAGAATACCTTCTCCCGTCCCCACACGAACGCTGGGCGGTGCTCGCGCGCGACGAACTGACCGAGCCGTCGCCGCCCGTCTCACCCGCCAAACGGCGCTGGCTCTATCGGCACGGCTTTCGCGCTCGTGCTGCTCACCTCTATGACTTCGAGACCTACGGGCCCGAGGAGTACCTCTCGGATGCCGCACGCTACGTCGGTGCGTACTACCTCAACGGACCGTGGCGCGACGCGATCGACAACAAACTGCTCTGTCACCTGCTTCTCTCGGGGTTCGACGAGCACCGCCCGTCGGTTTACGGGCTGCTCAAGGGGGGTCGGCTCCACCCAATCGACAACTCGGCCCTCCCCCGCTCGGACGGCGGTCCGCTCGCAGGGGTCGTCGCTCGTCCGGAGAACTCGGTTCCATCGGCCGTCGACGGAACCGACTGGGTGCTCGACCGTCTCGAACGCGACCGGCTGGTCTGCAAGCGATTCAAGGGCGGTTCCGGAAAGCAGGTGTTGATCCTCGCCTCGAAGGACGGCGAGTATACGGTAAACGGCGACCCCCGTTCTGAGGGCGAGTTGCGCGAGCGACTCGGGAAACTGGACGACTACCTCGTGACCGAGTACGTCACACAGGCGCCCTACGCCGCGGACGTCTACTCGCCGTCGGTCAACACGATGCGCGTGGTGACGATGTACGACGAGGAGTCCGGCGAGGCGTTCGTCCCGGCCGCGACCCACCGCTTTGGCACCGCCCGCTCGGGCGCGCTCGACAACTTCTCGCAGGGCGGCCTGTCGGTCGGCGTCGACCGTGAGACGGGGCGGCTCGGGGCCGGTATCCAATACCTCCCGCCGGACCTTCCCGAGGAATTCGAACGCCATCCCGATACGGGCGAGCGAATCGTCGGCCGCGAGGTCCCGGGCTGGGAGGCGATCAAAGCGGACCTTCTCGCCATCGCGGATCACCTCTCGTACATTCCCTACATCGGGTGGGATCTGGTCGTCACCGATGCGGGGGAGTTCTCGATCATCGAGGCAAACAACAACACCTCCGCGCTGATCCAGGTCCACGAGCCCTTGCTTCGCGAGGACCGAACGCGGCGGTTCTACAAGCGCCACGGCGTACTCTGA
- a CDS encoding NAD(P)/FAD-dependent oxidoreductase yields MRIVVCGAGYAGVTLAKRLERALSDAEIVLVDRDPYHLIQHELHRVIRRPDLAEVIRLPLDSLFERVTVREDVVEAVDRAERVIRCADGEIAYDYAAVCLGAETNYYDLPGVEEHSIPLKRLEDAHRIRERVVDGSRVVVGGAGLSGVQVAGELAALDSGPLITLLERFEAVAPNFPANFQAAVREELETRGVEVRTGATVKRASERAVETDDGEIPYDTFVWTGGIRGPSALGGERPAVRSDLRLDSRTFAVGDAARVVDDDGEAVPASAQAAIREARVVAKHLAALAGGNADGFAPRPERFAFDSPGWLVSVGDGAVAQVGPTVLQGRSALALKASVGAGYLSSIGAVRNAVDLLNEELGASD; encoded by the coding sequence ATGCGAATCGTCGTCTGCGGGGCGGGCTACGCAGGGGTGACGCTGGCAAAGCGACTGGAGCGGGCGCTTTCGGACGCCGAGATCGTGCTGGTCGATCGGGACCCCTATCACCTGATCCAGCACGAACTCCACCGGGTGATCCGCCGACCCGACCTGGCCGAGGTGATCCGTCTCCCGCTCGACTCGCTGTTCGAGCGCGTCACGGTACGCGAGGACGTCGTCGAGGCCGTCGACCGAGCGGAGCGCGTGATTCGCTGTGCGGACGGCGAGATCGCCTACGACTACGCGGCGGTCTGTCTCGGCGCGGAGACGAACTACTACGACCTGCCGGGCGTCGAGGAACACTCGATCCCCCTCAAACGCCTCGAAGACGCCCATCGGATCCGCGAGCGTGTCGTGGACGGCTCGCGGGTCGTCGTCGGCGGGGCGGGGCTTTCGGGTGTGCAAGTCGCGGGCGAACTGGCTGCACTCGATTCGGGCCCCTTGATTACGCTCCTCGAACGGTTCGAGGCCGTCGCACCGAACTTCCCGGCGAACTTCCAGGCGGCGGTCCGGGAGGAACTCGAAACGAGAGGCGTCGAGGTCAGGACGGGAGCGACCGTCAAGCGCGCGAGCGAACGCGCGGTCGAAACCGACGACGGAGAGATCCCCTACGATACGTTCGTCTGGACCGGCGGGATCCGCGGACCGAGCGCCCTCGGCGGAGAACGCCCCGCCGTCCGCAGCGACCTCCGGCTCGACTCGCGGACGTTCGCGGTCGGCGACGCCGCTCGCGTCGTGGACGACGACGGCGAGGCGGTGCCCGCGAGCGCACAGGCGGCCATCCGCGAGGCTCGCGTCGTCGCGAAACACCTCGCGGCGCTCGCGGGCGGAAACGCCGACGGGTTCGCCCCCCGCCCCGAACGCTTCGCGTTCGACTCGCCGGGCTGGCTCGTCAGCGTCGGCGACGGCGCGGTCGCACAGGTCGGGCCGACCGTGTTGCAGGGGCGGTCGGCGCTGGCGCTCAAAGCCAGCGTCGGCGCCGGCTACCTCTCGTCGATCGGGGCGGTGAGAAACGCGGTCGACCTCCTCAACGAGGAACTCGGCGCGTCCGATTAG
- a CDS encoding DUF7321 family protein: MADAVLWATITALLVTVSFPFYLYGAWIIIENDPVTWDVLTRHLTYILAGLVLTTGPVVGWMAPRLFERLSGLRAVHAIFGVQAYAFLLFALTGIVRIFQAKHSRDLYGDPAQDVDIDDLHENMGAWRFRLRIGVIGYVLCWLIAYLLGITQYALAYF; encoded by the coding sequence ATGGCCGACGCTGTCCTCTGGGCGACGATCACTGCCCTGCTGGTCACGGTAAGTTTCCCGTTTTACCTCTATGGGGCGTGGATCATCATCGAGAACGATCCCGTCACGTGGGACGTGTTGACACGACATCTCACGTACATTCTCGCCGGCCTCGTGCTCACCACCGGTCCGGTCGTCGGCTGGATGGCCCCCCGCCTGTTCGAGCGCCTCTCGGGGCTCCGGGCGGTACACGCCATCTTCGGGGTGCAGGCGTACGCCTTCTTGCTGTTCGCGCTGACGGGGATCGTCAGGATATTCCAAGCGAAACACAGCCGCGACCTCTACGGCGACCCCGCTCAGGACGTCGATATCGACGACCTCCACGAGAACATGGGCGCGTGGCGCTTTCGCCTGCGGATCGGCGTCATCGGGTACGTGCTGTGTTGGCTGATCGCGTACCTACTGGGCATCACCCAATACGCTCTGGCGTACTTCTAG
- the nth gene encoding endonuclease III, producing MGTPLESPDEQTSEVVDRLSAEYPDTTISLDFSNRLELLIAVILSAQCTDERVNGVTADLFSKYDGLEDYANAAQEQLAEDISSITYYNNKAGYIREACAIIIEEHDGGVPDTMDELTDLPGVGRKTANVVLQHGHELVEGVVVDTHVQRLTRRLGITEERSPQKIERELMALLPRERWQAFTHLCISHGRATCTARNPDCSDCVLEDVCPSSKIDSEVDLASGEAW from the coding sequence ATGGGAACGCCACTAGAGTCGCCCGACGAACAGACCTCCGAGGTGGTCGATCGCCTCTCGGCGGAGTATCCCGATACCACCATCTCGCTCGACTTCTCGAACCGCCTCGAACTGCTCATCGCGGTGATCCTCTCGGCTCAGTGTACCGACGAGCGGGTCAACGGGGTGACCGCGGACCTCTTTTCGAAGTACGATGGCCTCGAGGACTACGCGAACGCCGCCCAGGAGCAACTGGCCGAGGACATCTCCTCGATCACCTACTACAACAACAAGGCGGGCTACATCCGCGAGGCCTGCGCGATCATCATCGAGGAGCACGACGGGGGGGTTCCGGATACGATGGACGAACTCACCGACCTGCCCGGTGTCGGGCGCAAGACCGCAAACGTCGTCCTCCAGCACGGCCACGAACTGGTCGAGGGCGTCGTCGTCGATACGCACGTACAGCGTCTCACACGCCGGCTGGGAATCACCGAGGAGCGCTCGCCCCAGAAGATCGAACGCGAACTGATGGCCCTGCTCCCCCGGGAGCGCTGGCAGGCGTTCACTCACCTCTGTATCAGCCATGGCCGGGCGACCTGTACGGCCCGGAACCCAGACTGTAGCGACTGTGTCCTCGAGGATGTCTGTCCGTCCTCGAAAATCGATAGCGAGGTCGATCTGGCGAGCGGCGAGGCCTGGTAG
- a CDS encoding cytochrome b, translating into MSLERKEEHDHRGWMKERDLSPIEQGYLMTLMWLDKRFRIVDYLELLETMYYRVNLQMPKSHTEQYNLDNKFWYWYPLYSLGAFSTIAYIVAAVTGALLGFYYAPSTAAAQEATVAYDQVVMIMMEMNFGFFLRSLHRWSAQIMTAAVFLHMLRVYFTGAYKEPREVNWLIGIVLISLTMAFGYTGYLLPWTQLSYWAGQIGVEMALSVPFIGEWVAQLVFGGFSLGAPTLQRMYVLHVFILPFVVTALIALHIGIVWMQGIAEPH; encoded by the coding sequence ATGAGCCTCGAACGGAAAGAGGAGCACGACCACCGGGGCTGGATGAAAGAGCGCGACCTCTCGCCGATCGAGCAGGGTTACCTGATGACCCTGATGTGGCTCGATAAGCGCTTTCGCATCGTCGATTACCTCGAGTTGCTGGAGACGATGTACTACCGGGTCAACCTCCAGATGCCAAAGAGCCACACCGAGCAGTACAACCTCGACAACAAGTTCTGGTACTGGTATCCGCTGTACTCGCTCGGTGCGTTCTCGACCATCGCCTACATCGTCGCCGCCGTAACCGGCGCGTTGCTTGGGTTCTACTACGCGCCCTCGACGGCCGCCGCACAGGAGGCGACCGTAGCCTACGATCAGGTCGTGATGATCATGATGGAGATGAACTTCGGCTTTTTCCTGCGTAGTCTCCACCGGTGGTCCGCCCAGATCATGACGGCGGCGGTGTTCCTCCACATGCTCCGGGTATATTTCACCGGCGCGTACAAGGAGCCAAGAGAGGTCAACTGGCTGATCGGGATCGTCCTGATCAGCCTGACGATGGCCTTTGGCTATACCGGCTACCTACTGCCCTGGACACAGCTGTCGTACTGGGCGGGCCAGATCGGCGTCGAGATGGCGCTGTCGGTCCCCTTCATAGGCGAGTGGGTCGCCCAGCTGGTCTTCGGCGGATTCAGCCTCGGCGCACCGACGCTCCAGCGGATGTACGTCCTGCACGTGTTCATCCTGCCGTTCGTGGTGACGGCACTGATCGCGCTGCACATCGGCATCGTCTGGATGCAGGGAATCGCGGAACCACACTGA
- the mvaD gene encoding phosphomevalonate decarboxylase MvaD has translation MRKITAVAHPIQGLAKYHGMRDPELRLPYHDSISVCTAPSHTKTTARFEDRTEDVYVVDGEELSGRGKERVAAVVDRVRELAGIDDRVRLESENSFRSNVGFGSSSSGFAAAAMALCNAAELDLSRPDISTVARRGSSSAARAVTGAFSHLRTGLNDADCRSERIETELEDELRIVAGLVPSYKETEQAHEEAADSHMFGARMAHMHGQIAELRDALREGDFDRTFELAEHDSLSLAATTMTGPAGWVYWQPETIEIFNRVRELRDEGVPVYYSTDTGASVYVNTTEEHVQRVEAEVAEAGVETHVWEVGGPARTVDDHLF, from the coding sequence ATGAGGAAAATCACGGCCGTCGCCCATCCCATCCAGGGGCTCGCGAAGTACCACGGGATGCGCGACCCGGAGCTCAGACTACCCTACCACGACTCCATCAGCGTCTGTACCGCGCCGAGTCACACGAAAACGACCGCCCGGTTCGAGGACCGTACCGAGGACGTCTACGTCGTCGACGGTGAGGAACTCTCAGGGCGGGGAAAAGAGCGCGTCGCGGCGGTCGTCGATCGGGTGCGCGAACTCGCCGGTATCGACGACCGGGTGCGCCTCGAAAGCGAGAACTCCTTTCGGTCGAACGTCGGCTTTGGCTCGTCCTCCTCGGGCTTTGCGGCGGCGGCGATGGCGCTGTGTAATGCGGCCGAACTCGATCTCTCTCGGCCCGATATCTCGACGGTCGCCCGGCGGGGGTCGTCCTCGGCCGCGCGCGCGGTCACGGGCGCGTTCAGTCACTTGCGTACTGGGCTGAACGACGCCGACTGTCGCTCCGAGCGCATCGAAACCGAGCTCGAAGACGAACTGCGGATCGTCGCCGGGCTGGTCCCCTCGTATAAGGAGACCGAGCAGGCCCACGAAGAAGCCGCCGACAGCCACATGTTCGGGGCGCGGATGGCCCACATGCACGGCCAGATCGCCGAGCTCCGGGACGCACTCCGCGAAGGGGATTTCGACCGGACCTTCGAACTGGCCGAGCACGACTCGCTGTCGCTTGCGGCGACGACCATGACCGGGCCCGCGGGGTGGGTCTACTGGCAGCCCGAGACTATCGAGATATTCAATCGGGTTCGGGAGCTTCGTGACGAGGGCGTGCCGGTCTACTACTCGACGGACACGGGCGCGAGCGTCTACGTCAACACCACCGAGGAACACGTCCAGCGGGTCGAAGCGGAAGTGGCAGAGGCGGGCGTCGAGACCCACGTCTGGGAGGTCGGCGGTCCGGCCCGTACGGTCGACGACCACCTCTTTTAA
- a CDS encoding DUF7318 family protein has protein sequence MSSSGSSYGDIHRYEPARESTVGVIAIVLLTLLEVVLVGLFTYGLMEAWGTTQTGNIYLGLLLALVFIDLSFILVLYRREFLPDVMIVKKRRRKWEDLYVREEDADGTEFADGALEHFKRAVYPYYKKN, from the coding sequence ATGTCCTCGTCGGGCAGTTCCTACGGCGACATCCATCGCTACGAACCGGCGCGAGAGAGCACCGTCGGCGTGATCGCGATCGTGCTGTTGACTCTCCTCGAGGTCGTCCTCGTCGGGCTGTTCACCTACGGGCTCATGGAGGCCTGGGGGACGACCCAGACCGGCAACATCTACCTCGGACTGTTGCTCGCGCTGGTCTTTATCGACCTGTCGTTCATCCTCGTCCTCTATCGGCGGGAGTTCCTCCCTGACGTGATGATCGTCAAGAAGCGCCGTCGCAAGTGGGAGGACCTCTACGTCCGCGAGGAGGACGCCGACGGGACGGAGTTCGCGGACGGCGCGCTCGAGCACTTCAAACGCGCGGTCTACCCATACTACAAGAAGAACTAA
- a CDS encoding halocyanin domain-containing protein, which yields MKRREFITAAGAGSAATAAGVTGAVGTAAAQEAEEEPVWPEFVQEASNYSSGETQDARGQGEVTVQVGAGDGLQFAPPALWIDPGTTVIWEWTGEGGSHNVSAQDGADFTSEVVSEAGFTFEHTFEGDGQIVTYQCDPHASQGMHGGVAVGGVETQEVQSGVITDPEELGIKVQEHYVGIGAVLMISVSLVFTFFVLKYGESPHAKGGN from the coding sequence ATGAAGAGGCGGGAGTTTATCACGGCGGCGGGTGCCGGGAGCGCCGCGACGGCGGCGGGCGTAACCGGAGCCGTCGGTACCGCGGCCGCCCAGGAAGCCGAAGAGGAGCCCGTATGGCCCGAGTTCGTTCAGGAAGCCTCGAACTACTCGAGCGGCGAGACCCAGGACGCCCGCGGACAGGGGGAAGTCACCGTCCAGGTCGGAGCCGGTGACGGTCTGCAGTTCGCGCCGCCGGCGCTCTGGATCGATCCGGGAACCACCGTGATCTGGGAGTGGACCGGCGAGGGCGGGAGCCACAACGTCTCCGCACAGGACGGTGCTGACTTCACGAGCGAAGTCGTCAGCGAGGCCGGGTTCACCTTCGAGCACACCTTCGAGGGGGACGGACAGATCGTCACCTACCAGTGTGATCCCCACGCCTCACAGGGGATGCATGGCGGGGTCGCCGTCGGCGGCGTCGAAACCCAGGAGGTCCAGTCGGGCGTCATAACCGACCCCGAGGAACTGGGTATCAAGGTCCAGGAACACTACGTCGGGATCGGCGCGGTACTGATGATCTCGGTTTCGCTGGTGTTTACGTTCTTCGTCCTGAAGTACGGCGAATCACCGCACGCGAAGGGGGGGAACTGA